TGTCCTCTACCGCACGGACGGTGGCGCCCGCCAACATCACCTCGGTGGTGCGGCTACGCTTCCGCACTTTGTCGCGCACCGTCGGCCACATGGACCGAACCGCCGCCGCGTTGGGTTCGCCAGGGGCCGTTGCTGGCGCTGGCACCGGAGCCGGTTCGGCCGCTGGCTCGTGTTTCGGCTCGGCAGCCGCGGCTGGCCGGGGTGGTGAGGTGGGCGCAACCGGTGCAACCGGTGCTGCCGGTGCAACTTGCGCGGCCGGTATCGACATATCCAACCGGGTCTCGATCCGTTCGACCCGTTGCAACAGAGCCGATTCCGCGTCGCTCGCCGACGGCAGCAGCAGTCGCGCGCAAACCACTTCCAGGAGCAGACGCGGGGCCGTCGCACCGCGCATCTCACCCAGCCCGGCTTGCACCACTTCGGCGTATCGGGTCAGGGTCGCCGGCCCGATCCGGGCCGCTTGCTCCCGCATCCGATCCAGCACGTCTTCGGGCGCATCCACCACCCCGCGGGATGCCGCGTCGGGAACCGCTTGCAGCACAATCAGATCGCGGAATCGTTCCAGCAGATCGGTGGCGAAGCGCCGTGGGTCGTGGCCGGCGTCGATCACCGATTCGACCGCCCCGAACAACGCGGCCCCATCCGAGGCGGCGAGCGCGTCGACCGCATCCTCGATCAGCGCGACATCGGTGACCCCCAGCAGCCCCAGCGCGCGCTGGTAGGTCACCTGACTGCCGTCCGGGCCGTGTTCGGAGCCGGCTACCAACTGGTCCAGCACCGAGAGAGTGTCCCGAGGGGAACCTCCGCCGGCCCGGATGACCAGCGGGTACACCGCATCGTCGACGACGACGCGCTCCTGCTCGCAGATCCGCGCGAGCAACGCGCGCATGGTGCGCGGCGGCAGCAGCCGAAACGGGTAGTGATGGGTGCGCGACCGAATCGTCGGCAGTACCTTCTCCGGCTCGGTGGTGGCGAAGATGAAGATGAGGTGTTCGGGCGGTTCTTCCACGATCTTGAGCAGCGCGTTGAAGCCCGCGGTGGTCACCATGTGCGCTTCGTCGACGATGAACACCCGGTACCGCGACTGGGCCGGTGCGTAGAACGCGCGGTCCCGTAACTCGCGGGTGTCGTCCACGCCGCCGTGGCTGGCGGCATCCAGCTCTACCACGTCGATGCTGCCGGGCGCGTTGGGCGCCAACGCGGCGCAGGATTCGCAGACCCCGCACGGGTTGGCGGTGGGACCCTGCGCACAGTTCAACGACCGCGCCAGGATGCGCGCCGACGACGTCTTTCCGCAGCCGCGCGGCCCGGAGAAGAGGTACGCGTGGTTGATCCGGCCGGCGTCCAGGGCGATCGACAGCGGCTCGGTGACATGCTCCTGCCCCACCACCTCGGCGAAGGTTGCCGGTCGGTACTTGCGGTAGAGAGCCACGTCAGCAGGTTACCGGCGCGGGGCGACGATGCCGACCCAGGAGGGGCGGCGCAGGAAGCGGGGCAGAATCTCCGGCCCTCACCGCGCAGTGGGCGCCGGGGTCGCCTGGTTGAGCAATGCCTCGGTTGCCGCCAGCAGCGCGCAGGTCGCCAACCCGTCAACCGCGTTACGCAGGTCCGCCAGTGATGGGAGTGTCGGCGCGACCCGGATGTTCTTGTCCTCCGGATCTTTTCGGTACGGGAACGTCGCACCCGCCTCGGTAACCGCTATGCCAGCATCCTTGGCCAGTGCGACGGTCCGTCGCGCGGTGCCGGGCAGCACGTCGAGGCTGCTGAAATAGCCGCCCTTGGGCTCGGTCCAGGAGGCGATCTTCGAATCGCTTAGCCGCTGATCCAGAACTTCGGCCACCAACGTGAATTTCGGCGCCAGTATCTGCTGATGGCGCAACATATGCAGGCGCACCCCATCGGCATCGCCGAAGAAGCGCAGATGCCGCAGCTGGTTGACCTTGTCCGGGCCGATCGACCTCTTCCCGGCGTACTGCAGGTACCAGGCGATGTTGCCCAGCGATCCACCGAAGAAGCTGACGCCGCCGCCGGCGAAGGTGATCTTCGAGGTGGACGCGAAGACGTAGGGCCGGTTGGGGTTGCCGGCCTTGGCGGCCAGCCCGAGCACGTCGACCTGGCGGGGGAAATCCAGCGTCAGGGTGTGGACCGCATACGCGTTGTCCCAGAACAAGCGAAAGTCAGCTGCTGCCGTCCGCATCTGGACCAGCCGACGAACCGTTTCCCAGGAATAGGTAACCCCGGTGGGGTTGCCGAAGACCGGTACCGTCCACATTCCCTTGATGGCCGGGTCGACGGCCACCAGTTCTTCGATCAGGTCGACGTCTGGCCCGTCCTGCAGCATCGGGACCGGGATCATCTCGATACCCATCGTCTCGGTGATGGCAAAGTGCCGGTCATAGCCGGGCGCCGGGCAGAGGAACTTTACGCTCGGCTCGTCCTTCCAGGGCCGCGGCGAGTCCACGCCGCCGTACAACATGGAGAAGGCGACGAGGTCGTGCATCAACTCCAGGCTGGAGTTGTTGCCAGCGATCAGGTTCGGTACCGGGATACCGAGCAGCTCGGCGAATATGGCCCGTAGCGCGGGCAAGCCGTGCTGGCCGCCATAGTTGCGGGTGTCGGTGCCCTCCGGGTCGCGGTAGTCGTTTCCAGGCAGGGTCAGCAGCTGATTGGACAGGTCGAGCTGCTCAGCGGACGGCTTGCCGCGCGTGAGGTCCAAGGCCAGCCTCATGTCCTGCAGCACCGCATAATCCTGCTGGTGACGAGCATGCAGAGCCGCTAGCTCCGCAGGGCTGAGCGAATCGAACGACACCATGCGGCCCTTTCGCCGTCGAAAACCGTGGGTATACCGGGGTCCAGTCGGGCCCCCGACCGAAGGGGACCCCGCGCACCCGACAGAGCCCATTGACCCTTGCTGCCTTCCGGCCCTGGGGGAGTTCACAGGATAGACGCCGCGCGGGGTCCACCGGCGAGTCTAATACCTGGGCTGGAACCGCCACCGGCGACCGCGGAACACCGGAACGGCCTCAGCGGCTACCATATCCTGCGGAGGATTCGCCTAGTGGCCTATGGCGCTCGCCTGGAACGCGGGTTGGGTTAACAGCCCTCGCGGGTTCAAATCCCGCATCCTCCGCAATTGGTCGCACCATTTCGAGGCGCGGGCAAGCACGACGTGGGTTCTGGTGGCCTTAGGATGGCTCGAGCCCACCAGCATGAGGAGGGGTATGGGGCGCAAGGTCGCGATGCTGTGGCATGCATTGTTCACGATCGGCGCTGGCGTTCTCTACTTCTATTTCGTATTGCCCCGTTGGCCCGAGCTGATGGGTGACACCTCGCATTCGCTGGGGACGACGCTTCGGATCGTGACCGGCGCGCTGGTCGGCCTGGCCGCGCTGCCGGTGGTGTTCACGCTGTTGCGCACCCGGAAACCGGAGCTGGGCACTCCGCAGCTGGCGTTGTCGATTAGAACCTGGTCGATCGTGGCTCATGTACTGGCCGGTGTGCTGATCATCGGCACCGCGATCAGCGAGGTCTGGATCAGCCTGGACGCCGCCGGCCAGTGGTTGTTCGGGATCTACGGGGCGGCCGCGGCGATTGCGGTGCTCGGGTTCTTCGCGTTCTACCTGTCGTTTGTCGCCGAACTGCCGCCGCCACCGCCGAAACCGCTCAAGGCGAAGAAGCCCAAGCAGCGACGTATTCGCCGCAAGAAGAGCGACAAGGGCAGCGCGGCCGAGGCGGAAGAGGCCGAAGAAGCTGACGAAGCCGAAGAGGCCGAAGAGGCCATCGAGGTCAAGGCTGGCGACGCGGAAGAAGCCGAGCCGGCAGCGCAGGCGGAGGAGGAGCCCGTCGAGGCTGGCACGAAAAGCCCGGAAAGCCCCGAAACCGAACCCGATTCGGCCGCCGAGGAAGCCCCCGCCGCCGAGACCGGTGCTGGCGAGGAGCCCCGGGGCGGGTTACGGAATCGCCGCCCCACCGGCAAAACCTCACATCGGCGCAGACGCACGCGAGGCGGTGTCAAGGTCGCCGAGGTCGAGGAATAGACCACCGTGGCGATCGCAAGCGCGGCGAAGCCGAGCGCGTCAGCGGCGCGCCAGACGTTCTAGGAAGTCGGCGATGCGCTGCCGCGTCTGATCAGCACCCCACAGCTGGCGCACC
The nucleotide sequence above comes from Mycobacterium decipiens. Encoded proteins:
- a CDS encoding DNA polymerase III subunits gamma/tau, producing MALYRKYRPATFAEVVGQEHVTEPLSIALDAGRINHAYLFSGPRGCGKTSSARILARSLNCAQGPTANPCGVCESCAALAPNAPGSIDVVELDAASHGGVDDTRELRDRAFYAPAQSRYRVFIVDEAHMVTTAGFNALLKIVEEPPEHLIFIFATTEPEKVLPTIRSRTHHYPFRLLPPRTMRALLARICEQERVVVDDAVYPLVIRAGGGSPRDTLSVLDQLVAGSEHGPDGSQVTYQRALGLLGVTDVALIEDAVDALAASDGAALFGAVESVIDAGHDPRRFATDLLERFRDLIVLQAVPDAASRGVVDAPEDVLDRMREQAARIGPATLTRYAEVVQAGLGEMRGATAPRLLLEVVCARLLLPSASDAESALLQRVERIETRLDMSIPAAQVAPAAPVAPVAPTSPPRPAAAAEPKHEPAAEPAPVPAPATAPGEPNAAAVRSMWPTVRDKVRKRSRTTEVMLAGATVRAVEDNTLVLTHDSAPLARRLSEQRNADVIAEALKDALGVNWRVRCETGAPEPAVGTSSAGGAANSLPPKAEEPAPEANSAQHDEEEHMLAEAGRSDSSAPRRDPEEVALELLHNELGARRIDNV
- a CDS encoding aminotransferase class I/II-fold pyridoxal phosphate-dependent enzyme, with protein sequence MSFDSLSPAELAALHARHQQDYAVLQDMRLALDLTRGKPSAEQLDLSNQLLTLPGNDYRDPEGTDTRNYGGQHGLPALRAIFAELLGIPVPNLIAGNNSSLELMHDLVAFSMLYGGVDSPRPWKDEPSVKFLCPAPGYDRHFAITETMGIEMIPVPMLQDGPDVDLIEELVAVDPAIKGMWTVPVFGNPTGVTYSWETVRRLVQMRTAAADFRLFWDNAYAVHTLTLDFPRQVDVLGLAAKAGNPNRPYVFASTSKITFAGGGVSFFGGSLGNIAWYLQYAGKRSIGPDKVNQLRHLRFFGDADGVRLHMLRHQQILAPKFTLVAEVLDQRLSDSKIASWTEPKGGYFSSLDVLPGTARRTVALAKDAGIAVTEAGATFPYRKDPEDKNIRVAPTLPSLADLRNAVDGLATCALLAATEALLNQATPAPTAR